The genome window AAGGAATTTCTGAAAATTAAGCAGTTTTTTCCACAGTCTTTTTCTGTAAACATTGAAAAATGCAAATTAATTCCTCTCAGTTCTCAACAAGACAACAacatcaaaaaaacaacaattgtTTCATGTGTAAGGCTTGGCCATCTCACTATGCAAATAGTCTCTAATGGGCTCAGGGCAAAACAAAATCTTTTTTCCATTACCTTTTTTACTAATCCGTTTAATGTCTGAAGGAGTCAACAGCGCTCAGTTTTAGATCCAGGAGGGCGGAGTAGTGGCAAAGATGATGAGGGAAAGCGATGAGGAGAACGACCACATCCATCAGAAGAGGCTGGTTAGCGTGGTCTGTGAAGGGCTCCGGCACTCATGGACGTCTAGGCCACCCGGCACTGAGGTGAGAACCGACGTGACGGTGGGCATGGTGGGGTTTGTCAAGTCCGTCAGGGTGGTGGGGGTGCTGGAGGGGCTCATGGAGGCGTTGGAGATCTCTGAGGCTGGGCCTGATGGCGTCCCACCCTGCAGCGTTGAGCCATCAGAGACTTTGTCCACCCCAGTGCTCTCTTGTCGTAGCAGGTTTCTCCTGAACTTGGCCCGAGCGTTTTGAAACCAGACCTGCAAGaataatcatcatgtttttattttatagtgTAGCTGTAACCGTTTCTTTAAAAGATAATTATAATCGTAATTAAACATGTACAGATTTATGTCAGAACATTCATTTGTTGCAGTGAATAATCAAAACATCTCTTCTATCTTACTGTCAGATAACCTAGTGAATAGAACTTTATAAAGGCTTTATACCACTTGACTCCTTATGATGATcccctactgtatgtgctcttTGCCACAACTTTACCAAACATTTTAGTTGCCTACTTTAGTCATGCTGCTCTAAACAGGATTTCTTTTAGCGTCTACAAGAACTGAACTCCTTTCGGACTGCATCCACTAGCTGGTTACCAGAGTAGCTGTGGTGAGGTTGTTCACCTTCCACtgtcaaacaacaacagcagaaaaaatTAGGTTTTCATCACCATCAGTCAAATACACCAGTAAACAGAGCAGTGTAACCCTATCACAATCCCTAAACCCAGCAGATAAAGCCCATCTCGCAGGAGTGTGgtttcactcattcacacacacctgtgagcTCCACGTGCTTGTTTTAACACTTCTGCTCTATACACAAGTAATGAAAGACTTGACTTAAGACTACCTACACAGGGAAAGGCAGTGATAGCCACACAGAAATGAAACCTTTCATTTTTACGCATATGAAAATGAAGATGCTTCGTCTTCTACTGTAGTTCAGACAGTAACAGGTAATAAAAAATAAGTGGGTCTGTTTAGGGAATAGAAGCAGTTCAGACCCTCCGTGCCACACCTGGATAGTGAAATCAACTTCTTTCTCATCAGAATGTCACTGATGTTAATTATCTGTCCTTTCTTAATCTCTCTTTCAGCATTAGAAACACAGTGAGTGAAGAGGTGGCTGGTCTGTGGTGAACCAAGCGACAGAGCCAAGGGAAACAGAGGGCAGAGAAATGAGAGCTTCATCTGCGAGAGCCGACACAAGACACAAAATGCATCAAAGCAAAAtgactgctttgttttctgcaaGTGTTAATTAAAAGGGAATgagggtttttctttttttccttctatctaaacatttttattcagaAACCTTTTCGCctcattttccttctttctgGATAATTGGCTGTGGCTTTTTTGTGGAAATCAACTGCTCAGTGCAACCGTTTCTCCCTGTGACATCACAGCATCCACTGAAATACACCAGGTTACATTTagattcattcatttagtttttcttATAAGCATACATATTGATCTCTAGCCACTAGGTTTTATGTTATTTCTGTGTAGCTGTTCGTACCTGAAATTCTATCAattctttttctctgttttattaaaatgatggtgaaatatgagaaaatgaaaacaaaaacaagataaTTTGATTTACATTTGGTTGTGTTCCTATAAGATTTCAAGATTGTGACTAGAATAAAAATATCAATAATGCACAAAAGTGCTGAAGCTGATTGTGTTTCTTTAAGgatgtatgtatgttttgtaCTTGAAATCAAATAGATTTGTTTTGGAAAGGAGTGAGATTTCATCAGTCCTGTTGGCAACTGAGTCTTCTTCGGACCTGAACTAAGTGAAGCAGTGTTTGGTGTGAGGTGAAGAGCGGTAGCTTTACCTGTAAGACCCTCTTGGTGAGGCCGGTCTTCTGGGCGAGCTGCTTGAGGTCCTTGGCGTCTGGATTGTGGTTGATGGCAAAATAGGATTTCATGGTTCTCAGCTGGTGGTGTTTGAAGGAAGTCCGCATGCGCTTGGTTTTCTGACTGGAGCTGTACTGAGAGTCCCGGTCCATGGACTCACCGTCATTTTCATTGCAGCTTAATGCTGTGGGTTAACAGGGAGCAGGAAAGAGGGGGTGGTTAGGAACACATTCGAAGCCTGATCAGTTTGTCACTAATGATTGGTTGTTTGCAGAGGAGGCTTTGGAGTTTATCCCCCTTTTTAAGGCTTGATTAAACTATGTTCTACAGAAACaagaaacatacattttaaagaatTTTCTAACCTAttcattaaattattattttaagacaAGGTGCTAAGGAAACTTCATGTTCACATCccttattttatcatttttccATATTTAAATCTACAAAATTGACCTGATCTGAAACAACACTGACCTGACAGCTGTTTCTTCCAGCTGCAGATTTCTTTCACTTTGCACCTCATCCTTGCATCTGTCCCTATTTACATGTCTGACTATGCTGCtttccatacacacacacacacacacacacatacacacacacacacacacacacacacgtatttgTCCCAGTCTGCAAAAATCTTGGCAACATGCAAAGTGTTGCTGCATTCATCACAGTTCAATATGACAACGCTGCAAATGATGAATATGAAGTGAGTGAAAACCATCAGAATAACACTTCACTTAATTAGCCCATACACACCACACAGAACAAATGCTGCTTTTACGCCAAAGCATATGCTGCAAgatttgaacaaaaaaaaaacacagactgtttcctgcttcctctttcaCAAAGTCTTCTCCGCACAGAGAACAGCATCTTAGAGCCACGCACTTCTCAGGCTATCGGCATGCGAAAGCCCGTATTCAGGTgaatctttgtttgtgtttttgaacaTAAGAGGGCGCACTGTCTCTATCCTCTGTTCCACAcgttcattcatttcattctggtttaaattagtaatttcaaacacgcacgcacacacgcacaataaAGAAAAAGTTTGTCTTATAGATTTCATGTTGAGGGTGTCTTAACTcatccttgttttgtttttgtttttttgtttttcaaagtaaaCTGCTTCCTTAAACATTGTCCAACTATTGTCCTTGATTGTCTTCCGAACAGTTACAGCAGTAAGttacactttcactttcaggAAAATCACAAGAAAAAATGACTTGTTGCTGCAAATTTGTGCCAAGCAGTGACAAAACTGCTTGAAAAGTTACAAAAGATCTTGACTTTTTAACACTATTTTTAAACCTTTACTGAATAAAATTAACAAAAGTCAAAGCATCAACAATAAGAAAGCAGCAAAAGCTACAAGAACTCTTCTGTCTGCTCTATCTTCCAGTGAATAACTCATCAAATCGCATTgatattttcatatttctgaTACACACCCAGTTTGGCCCGGTCCCAATGCAAAAAcccgcagctccagctgtgtgtgtgtgtgtgtgtgtgtgtgtgtgtgtgtgtgtgtgtgtgtgtgtgtgtgtgtgtgtgtgtgtgtgtgtgtgtgtgtgtaggttgtTGTCTGTAGATATATGGAACTTGACAAGTGGAAAGGGGTGAAAGCAAAAGCCGAAACatcaaaaaattattttatccccaaagaggaaacaaaaccaCTCAGATGTTTAGTGCAGGGGAACTCAACTGAAACATGACAAGCAGACCACCTTTTTTATCTACATAACTGCCCTGCTATCACATTGCATAGAGCCTCTCTGTTGATTAGTTGGTAATAATTTTGGATAAGTTTTTTCATGCACAGTGTCGCCGTTGTTTCTGACTGGACAGAACGCTGAGTCGAAAGAATTCTGAATATTATGACGTGAGATCAAAGTAGCAAAGTTCATAAAAACAAACGCTCAACAGTAAAAAcatatacaaaaaataaagttgTGTTCCGGGGGAACAGCAGGAAAAGCTTAAAGCCTAATATAAAACTTAAAAAGTTCTTTTTTTAAGCTCCGATTCTGTCGAGGCATTGCCAGACACTAAACATCCCTACGGTTCCAGTGAGATGTTTTTGTGAAGGGATTTCCCATCTTGTCATTTTCTCTCCGATTGTTCCCACTTCGTGTAGTTCTTTATTACAAAAGTGTGGCGGGAATGACTTTACACGAGAACTGCTGGTGTGTTTTTGATATTTCAATTttcaattaaattgaaaaacACGTTAAGCATAAAACACTACACAACTAGCTTTTCGTACCGCGTGCTTTCCCTCCATTAACATTTCATTCCAAGACTATAACCAAAATGATCTTTCTTACCTGCGTTATAAGCTGCCAGCTCGGCTCCCGGCCCAGGGCTTTTCCTCTTCCTGGGCCGGCCTTTCTGCACTGTTCCCACCCCGTTAAAGTAGGATAGTCCGAGTGTGTTGGCCGGGCCCAGGCCTTTGTGTGGAACAACGTCCGCGTGGTTAAAATGTGTCTGATATTCTCCCTGGATGAGAGTCTCAAAGTGCAGCCGACAGTACACCAGACTGTCCTTCATGCCAAAGTGGTCTCCGGTGGTGAGCATTTTACTACAGGTGGTGCATGTGAAGCAGTTGAGGTGGTAGACCAGGTCTCGGGCTCGCATCACCATCTCCGACGCTGAGATTCCCAGGTGGCACCGCGCGCATCTCTGCACCGAAAATCTTCTGCGGACAACACAGAAACTTCATCATGGGCTGTCCACGGAGCTGACAGGCCTGTGGTGTCAGTGCGGGGCAGGATGAAGGAACTATGCTATATGTAAGACACAACTTTTACGCACTTAAATACAATGTACCTGTGCACTAATAAGATATATTCACAGCAAGTTCCCACGTGCCGATGGTTAAAGCCAGGACACGAGCGTTGCTGAACAATAATTCAGCTCAATAGCGACTGTTTCCCAAAGTAGCGTTGAGCAGAGAGGTCACACCTCTTAAagatttattttgttatatatTGAATTAAGGGTTAGAAAAGTTTCAGCACTACAGAAATGTAGTAGCTGTTTTTTCAGTGTTATGCTCAGAGAAACACAACGAATAAACACATTTAGTATAGCCAGtgatgtacgtgtgtgtgtgtgtgtgtgtgtgtgtgtgtgtgtgtgtgtgtgtgtgtgtgtgtgtgtgtgtgcaggtccaGGCCCTGCGCACCCTTATACCTGTAATAGTCTTCCTTGCAGTAGATGCTGCCGTCCTTGCTGAAGCAGGTGAGCTCCGACTCCAGGTTGAGTTTGCACTCACAGCACTTAAGACAACGCATGTGCCACTGTTTGTCCACAGCCAGCAGGTAGTACCGGTCCGCGATCTTCCTCCCGCAGCCCGCGCACAGAGCCAGGCGCTCGCTGGTCATACACGGCATGGACTGCAGGTCAGCACCGAGAGACGAAAAAACAACAGTAAGACACGTGAAAGGACTGAAAACACTAAACTGCCGTAACATGGAACCTAGAAATACAAGAGGCGCTGTAACGGAATATTAAAACCTTGATACTGTACAAGCCACAAAACTACTTAATTAAACTATTTACAAATAGTTGTAAGTCGTAATGCGGATTTGTTTAATTATAAGGTAAATAATCCAAAACACAGCAGAATAACAGTACAAACAAATGAGCTGATcaataaaatgattttttcaagaataatactaaaaataagtataataataataaataaaatattataatatatatatacaatattttataatatcaattaaaaaaaacacttttttcgTTTAGGCCTGCAAAATATACAAGTGTGATTCGAAACGAGTATGCAGCTTAAtactaatataaataaatatataataataaatattatatttttatatatatatatgtgtatatatatatatatatatatatatatatatatatatatatatatatatatatactaaaaAGTAAATATACTTTTTCgcatttgtttaatatttttatttaacgtATTGTTCGTTTGGAGAGAAGAagagtaaaaacacatttttgtgcaATGCTGCCCGTTAATTTGGACCCTTAATGTTTGTGCTTAttcgtatgtgtgtgtttatttgtgtgcacgtgtgtgtgtgtgtgtcaaagtcAAAATGCCGTTTTGGGGGGTATGAATGATTTAGTGTGACCTGGTTAAACTATGTACGGCCCGTGCGTGAACCTATTTAACCCTTTCTTGAAAGATAATTGAAGAAATGAAAATGTCTACTTTTACAAGTCATATTGTATTTTAGCTTCAAAATAACTAACTGACGCCATTTTGCCTGAAGTTTTGTTAGGACCAAATTAAGTTTTAGGTCTTCAGCCCTTTTGGTGGATCTCAGTTTTTAACgcaaatattaaaaagctgctCGTAGAGTGTACGTAGAATGAGATGAAACGTTTGGAGCTGTTAGAGCATAGTCTGTGTCACATGTTTCCAGGCTGCCATGCTGCCTGCGCTAACAAGCCGAGGGGGCCAAATGAATCTCTCCTACCGTCTCTGACTCCCCCATATCGATAGCTGAGCTGATGGCCGCTGACTCGTTCTTTCCTCTCCGTTCCACTTCTTCCACCACGCCGTGCACGTCGCCTCCAGGGAGGCCATGGAAAAGCATCGTTGCCGCGGAGGGGAGAATATTATAACTGTTCTCTTCGGATCTGCAGGCCAAGATGTCCATCAGAGGCAAAGAAAATGGGTTCTCCTGAAAATAGTGCCACTCAAAATCTCAAAAAACGGCTTTCCTTCCTTGCCGTGGCAAGTGAGAAATCcagaacagagaggaaaaaTATGAGGGAAAAATTGGACACGTGTTCTCCACACTATGTCTCATCTGCCAATGGAAAACATCACCCGAATCGCTGTAGCTCTCATTATTAATCAACTATGATTATTTCATAAATTACAGCGCCGATTCTGCCTTGCTCAGGTTTGATTTTATTTACTCTCTGGAtcttttgttgttattatcaGATGGCTCTTTCAGTCTGTTTTCCATTTACGGTAAATAAACATACCAACTAAGGAAGCCTCCGCTGCGCGGCTCTCAGGATCTAGTCTCCTCCTTGCCGGGAGTAATGTTTCAGCCTTTCAATGTGCGACAATAAATTAGCTGTGTATAAGTGACTCTGCCCAGGCTGAACAGCATCACATTTACATCGCATTCATAAAGATAATATTTCCAAAAAAGCTGCGAGGGAGCATGTGAGACAGGCgccctgtcctcctccaggcTGATCAGTCCAAGTTGATGGTTGAAGAATAATTTATGTCACTCAAAACAGTTttgcagataaaaaaaaactttcgcTCAGTAAATTCCGTCCGTCCGCGAGAAGCACTTTTCCCTCACAGTAGTCGTTTTAATTCATGTTTAGTCTTTGCCAAGGAGTCTGTGTACATGTGCGTAacagcagaagaggaggagttGGCCTTACGTTGACTGATGATAGGCGAATGTTCTCTGCCCCCCAAAACAGCCGTTCCTCCTTCTCCGGTCCCGGTTGGACTCTCCGCTCCTTATCAACGGTGCCCTGTTGCGTCACGACGTACCGTTTGTGTTCATTGGCTGTTCCACCGTCACCGAACTCTTTCGCTGCTCTTTTACCTACCGGTCTGTAAAAGCGGCAGCTTCTCCGATACCGGACTGCTCGGTATACTGTCCcccctcagctgtgtgtgtctgtctggggcCGCGCTTTCAAATGTCACttttaaagaaagagatgagtgagaacaagagagaaaaagaattTCAGTCTTCTAAGTTGTTTGAAGATGTCTGCCCGCACACTGAGGTGGTCTTTCGGGACCTCTCCTTCAATGACGCGCAGAGGTTTACGCACAGCACCACTGCTTTTGCTCAAAGCCTCTGTCGTCTAAAGGTTCTATGTAGAAGCTGTTGGGGCAAGCCACACGTGCGACGTCTTCAGGTCAGATACAAAAAAATCAACACcactaaataaatacagtgtTTATTTGGCCGATACTAGAAAATAATATCTCCAAGCTTCTCACTAACTCACGTTGTCCGATCTGTGTCGTTTTAGCCGTAATTAAGTTGTACCACTATATAAGTGGAAATGCAAAGGTCGCCAACAATTTAGGGCGACGGAGATTTTATAACGGAAAGTTTCAAAGTGTCAAGTTCTTCCTCAAAAGCAAGGAAACAACGTGACTATGCATTTTACGCATCAGCTGGACCTGGACAGCTGGAACTGGACAGCTGTACAAATGCCAAAAGTTTCTTTTACCAAATATACGTTGTTGATCATATTTTTCACGTGTTATTTCTTTCCACGATAGAGCGCCCTGTGCTGAAGTCCACTCTGATTTCAGCCAGCGGCTTCACTTCCATTACTACTACAGCCAGGGAAGAGAGTTTGGCTCCAGCAGCGGGGTCTGCAGCGCCAGGCTCAACTGATCACGGATTCGCTCATTCTAATTAGCTCTCCACTCTTAATTGGGAGGGGGGAGTGGACTTTGTCATCTGAGGACGCGTTTGAGGACCGGAGAGGTTTGATCTCGCATAAAAGTCGGTGTGGGAAAAATGTTATCACATCACACATGGCGTTTGTTACTTGAAGTCAATTCATTTAGTGATATTGTTTAAAACCGCAATCCATCTCGCCTCTCAGTCCCTGAACTTTTACATATTTCTGATTTTATCATATTTTCACCTGTGAATGCATGTGCCACCCAACATCGTAATTATTTCTTCGGCATATCTAACCTCCACTGCTACCTGTCCTCCTCCGTCCTATAATAGTCTGCGTTTAGTCTATCGTGACGTTTTATTGCACACATATGAATAACCGTATGAAAATCATCCTCTGTAATACCCTTAATTGAACACATGCATATTTATCAACTGCGTTTTCTATCTGCTATGATGCTGGGTTTATACATTAAACATTGCAGCAGCGGGCGTGTATGAAATATGATATTAGGTGTCCGTGTAAGATACGGGAAAGACGTGTTGTGACGTCAGAGGAACCAgactttattgtttttgtggtttgatTCAAATCACTTGTCAGGATGAAGACTCCGTTTTCACATGATTCATAGGCGATCTATGCAAATGAGCGAGCTCCGGAGTGTATGTTTGAATATTCcaaataatgtgtgttttacaATATGATAATTAACATATCTACCAACATTTAGCGCTTCTGTGTTACATCTTTTAAAACAGGTAAAACTGAATTAATTAAAATCACCCTcccatcaccccccccacacacacacacacacacacacacgcgcgcgc of Betta splendens chromosome 19, fBetSpl5.4, whole genome shotgun sequence contains these proteins:
- the lhx2b gene encoding LIM/homeobox protein Lhx2b isoform X1 — translated: MDILACRSEENSYNILPSAATMLFHGLPGGDVHGVVEEVERRGKNESAAISSAIDMGESETSMPCMTSERLALCAGCGRKIADRYYLLAVDKQWHMRCLKCCECKLNLESELTCFSKDGSIYCKEDYYRRFSVQRCARCHLGISASEMVMRARDLVYHLNCFTCTTCSKMLTTGDHFGMKDSLVYCRLHFETLIQGEYQTHFNHADVVPHKGLGPANTLGLSYFNGVGTVQKGRPRKRKSPGPGAELAAYNAALSCNENDGESMDRDSQYSSSQKTKRMRTSFKHHQLRTMKSYFAINHNPDAKDLKQLAQKTGLTKRVLQVWFQNARAKFRRNLLRQESTGVDKVSDGSTLQGGTPSGPASEISNASMSPSSTPTTLTDLTNPTMPTVTSVLTSVPGGLDVHECRSPSQTTLTSLF
- the lhx2b gene encoding LIM/homeobox protein Lhx2b isoform X2, which translates into the protein MDILACRSEENSYNILPSAATMLFHGLPGGDVHGVVEEVERRGKNESAAISSAIDMGESETSMPCMTSERLALCAGCGRKIADRYYLLAVDKQWHMRCLKCCECKLNLESELTCFSKDGSIYCKEDYYRFSVQRCARCHLGISASEMVMRARDLVYHLNCFTCTTCSKMLTTGDHFGMKDSLVYCRLHFETLIQGEYQTHFNHADVVPHKGLGPANTLGLSYFNGVGTVQKGRPRKRKSPGPGAELAAYNAALSCNENDGESMDRDSQYSSSQKTKRMRTSFKHHQLRTMKSYFAINHNPDAKDLKQLAQKTGLTKRVLQVWFQNARAKFRRNLLRQESTGVDKVSDGSTLQGGTPSGPASEISNASMSPSSTPTTLTDLTNPTMPTVTSVLTSVPGGLDVHECRSPSQTTLTSLF